The following proteins are co-located in the Agromyces laixinhei genome:
- a CDS encoding YciI family protein: MQYFLTVPHDSAEEPTMESMQEIDPAELEAVLKAVDAFNTALKDAGAFRFAAGLQPPSTAKTVDASGGDVLVLDEPFVEAASYVGGFWVIEAADEAEALRWTTMAAQALGGRIEVRALQEAPSE, from the coding sequence ATGCAGTACTTTCTGACCGTTCCGCACGACTCGGCTGAAGAACCCACCATGGAGTCGATGCAGGAGATCGACCCGGCAGAGCTCGAGGCTGTGCTGAAGGCCGTCGATGCGTTCAACACCGCGCTGAAAGACGCCGGCGCGTTCCGATTCGCGGCCGGCCTGCAGCCGCCGTCGACGGCGAAGACGGTGGATGCCAGCGGGGGAGACGTTCTCGTTCTCGACGAACCGTTCGTCGAAGCGGCATCCTACGTCGGCGGATTCTGGGTGATCGAGGCCGCCGATGAAGCGGAAGCGCTGCGTTGGACGACGATGGCAGCGCAGGCGCTCGGGGGCCGGATCGAGGTTCGAGCGCTTCAGGAGGCGCCGAGCGAGTGA